In Panacibacter ginsenosidivorans, the following proteins share a genomic window:
- a CDS encoding DEAD/DEAH box helicase, translated as MSFNNLQLIEPVLKALSIEGYTKPTPIQEKSIPAILQNKDLLGCAQTGTGKTAAFAIPILQLMHQQQQASPQGQRKIKALILTPTRELAIQIEESFKSYGKFLNLKHLVMFGGVSQFNQVNALRRGVDILVATPGRLLDLLNQRHLTLNDIKFFVLDEADRMLDMGFVHDVKRIIAKLPAKRQTLFFSATMPQEIQQLANVLLTNPVKVEVTPVSSTVDIIQQSIYFVEKQDKQSLLQHLLSDRKIGTALVFTQTKHGADRIAKNLNRAGIFTEAIHGNKSQNARQTALENFKNRRTRVLVATDIAARGIDIDELAHVINFDLPNVPETYVHRIGRTGRAGASGTAFSFCDREEKLLLRDIQKLINKTIPVVNEHPYHSTSFSNAVPQQVNSRQPSYNSNKNARPAKRYGRPSLQRA; from the coding sequence GTGTCATTTAACAATTTACAGCTAATAGAGCCTGTATTAAAGGCTTTAAGCATTGAAGGTTATACAAAACCTACACCCATCCAGGAAAAATCTATTCCAGCTATTTTACAAAACAAAGACCTGCTTGGTTGTGCCCAAACAGGCACCGGTAAAACAGCAGCTTTTGCAATACCGATATTACAATTGATGCATCAGCAACAGCAGGCATCACCACAAGGTCAGCGAAAAATAAAAGCCTTAATTCTTACGCCCACTCGTGAACTGGCAATACAGATCGAAGAAAGTTTTAAGTCGTATGGAAAGTTTCTCAACCTGAAACATCTTGTTATGTTTGGCGGTGTTTCACAATTTAACCAGGTAAATGCATTGCGTCGCGGTGTAGATATTTTAGTAGCAACACCGGGCCGTTTACTTGATCTGCTTAACCAGCGTCATCTTACGCTTAACGATATAAAGTTCTTCGTACTTGATGAAGCAGACCGTATGCTTGATATGGGTTTTGTGCACGATGTAAAACGCATCATTGCCAAACTTCCTGCAAAAAGGCAAACATTATTTTTCTCTGCAACGATGCCACAGGAAATTCAGCAACTGGCAAATGTTTTACTGACCAATCCTGTTAAAGTAGAGGTAACACCAGTTTCATCTACCGTTGATATTATTCAGCAATCCATTTATTTTGTAGAGAAGCAGGATAAACAATCATTGCTGCAGCATTTGCTCAGCGATAGAAAGATCGGGACTGCATTGGTTTTTACACAAACCAAACATGGTGCTGACCGTATTGCCAAAAACCTGAACAGGGCAGGCATTTTTACAGAAGCTATTCATGGCAATAAATCTCAGAATGCACGGCAAACTGCATTGGAAAATTTTAAGAACAGGAGAACAAGAGTACTTGTTGCAACCGATATTGCTGCAAGAGGAATTGATATAGATGAACTGGCGCATGTAATTAATTTTGATCTTCCCAATGTGCCGGAAACTTATGTACATCGTATTGGAAGAACAGGCAGGGCAGGTGCCAGTGGTACAGCTTTTTCTTTTTGCGACAGGGAAGAAAAATTATTGTTACGCGACATACAAAAGCTCATTAATAAAACAATACCAGTTGTTAACGAGCACCCTTACCACAGCACTTCATTTAGCAATGCAGTGCCGCAGCAGGTTAACAGTCGTCAGCCATCTTATAATAGCAATAAGAACGCCAGACCGGCTAAAAGGTATGGCAGGCCTTCGTTGCAGCGTGCATAA
- a CDS encoding thioredoxin family protein: protein MNYLKKYSCLIIAFIIFSNLLHAQQKVNFLTQGNLRTVFELAKAQNKKVFLEVYAPDCHVCQTFEPTFANAKVAKYYNDHFISYRLDANSVETQAFVQKQKLNIASTPTFLFYNTDVKVIYQVTLTEKQNTPEIVLQEAAKAVAK from the coding sequence ATGAATTATCTTAAAAAATACAGTTGCTTAATTATTGCTTTTATTATTTTCAGCAACCTGTTGCATGCACAGCAAAAAGTGAACTTTCTTACACAGGGTAATCTCCGTACTGTATTTGAACTTGCCAAAGCACAAAACAAAAAAGTTTTTTTGGAAGTGTATGCACCGGACTGCCATGTATGTCAAACGTTCGAACCCACTTTTGCCAACGCAAAAGTTGCCAAATATTACAACGATCATTTTATCAGTTACAGACTTGATGCTAATAGTGTGGAAACACAGGCCTTTGTACAAAAACAAAAACTGAACATTGCATCCACACCCACCTTTCTTTTTTATAATACTGATGTAAAAGTTATTTACCAGGTTACTTTAACCGAGAAACAAAATACACCCGAAATAGTATTGCAGGAAGCTGCTAAAGCGGTGGCTAAATAA
- a CDS encoding carboxypeptidase-like regulatory domain-containing protein, with product MQKICCCVIACILITSTVYSQTLLLKGKVLDAASGKPVAGASVFLSNTSYGSVSNSAGVFEITGIRQGNYDLIVSYVGYETYSNSISLNASKEGLAINIKQKVAELKEVIVRNYQKDGWQKWGSFFIENFIGTSALAQQCVLKNKDVLKFSYSKKDDELNVDATEPILIENKALGYTIQYQLENFVYDFERKSLFFAGYPLFIEMQGGASKKKKWEKARADAYEVSSMRFMRSLYRNRLTEDGYQLLLLERIPNLEKQRLQAKEKFYYDTVRHKNFVVSFESTLQPDSLDHYKKVMAQKDPIEIIHPGLLKGEDIAYGADSITAALDFKQYLIVRFPQRTIPQEYAAIIPQGSTKQPVSSIISLINQVPVYVTSNGYYYNVTDMEMEGFWGWWEKISSLLPYDYMPSKNN from the coding sequence ATGCAAAAAATATGCTGTTGCGTAATTGCCTGTATTCTTATAACATCAACTGTTTATAGTCAAACACTTTTGTTGAAAGGAAAAGTTTTAGATGCAGCGTCCGGCAAGCCTGTTGCGGGTGCAAGTGTATTTCTGAGCAATACTTCTTATGGCAGCGTAAGCAACAGTGCCGGTGTATTTGAAATTACAGGCATAAGGCAAGGTAACTATGATCTTATTGTTTCTTATGTGGGCTATGAAACATACAGCAATTCAATATCACTAAATGCATCGAAAGAAGGTTTGGCGATAAACATCAAACAAAAAGTGGCAGAATTAAAAGAAGTGATCGTTCGCAATTATCAAAAAGATGGCTGGCAAAAATGGGGCAGTTTTTTCATAGAAAATTTTATTGGCACTTCCGCATTAGCACAACAATGTGTTTTGAAAAATAAAGACGTACTTAAATTCAGCTATTCAAAAAAAGATGATGAATTGAATGTTGATGCAACAGAACCAATATTGATAGAGAACAAAGCATTGGGCTACACCATTCAATACCAGCTGGAGAATTTTGTTTATGATTTTGAAAGAAAGTCGCTTTTTTTTGCAGGCTATCCTCTATTCATTGAAATGCAGGGTGGAGCAAGTAAAAAGAAAAAATGGGAAAAGGCAAGAGCGGATGCATACGAAGTTTCGAGTATGCGTTTTATGCGATCGCTTTACAGGAACAGGCTTACAGAAGATGGCTACCAGCTTTTATTACTGGAACGTATTCCAAACCTTGAAAAGCAACGACTACAGGCTAAAGAAAAATTTTATTACGATACTGTGCGGCATAAGAATTTTGTTGTAAGCTTTGAATCAACACTTCAACCAGACAGCCTTGATCATTATAAAAAGGTAATGGCGCAAAAAGACCCTATTGAAATTATACACCCAGGTTTATTAAAAGGAGAAGATATTGCTTATGGCGCGGATAGTATAACTGCTGCACTTGACTTTAAGCAATATCTTATTGTTCGTTTTCCGCAAAGAACCATTCCACAGGAATATGCAGCTATAATACCACAGGGCTCCACCAAACAACCTGTGTCGTCCATTATTTCTCTTATAAACCAGGTGCCTGTATATGTAACTTCAAATGGTTATTACTATAACGTAACTGATATGGAGATGGAAGGTTTCTGGGGATGGTGGGAAAAGATATCTTCTTTATTACCGTATGATTATATGCCTTCAAAAAATAACTGA
- a CDS encoding nuclear transport factor 2 family protein, with protein sequence MRKAFLLTTVTIILCTNSYAQKAGTEKEIRTSLQLWNNAAKRRDTIAIMNMFDKAEDIMVVGSDSGEIFKGPASVKEFMSFLFAQYSFSWDMKRIDISYNENTAWAFTDGNMTVTDNNGGIIVTPYRFTAIFVKRNDEWKWRLYNGSIPKGEEQ encoded by the coding sequence ATGAGAAAAGCTTTTTTACTTACCACAGTCACTATAATATTATGCACTAACAGTTATGCTCAAAAAGCCGGTACTGAAAAGGAGATCAGAACAAGTTTACAACTATGGAATAATGCTGCAAAACGAAGAGACACCATTGCTATCATGAATATGTTTGATAAAGCTGAAGATATTATGGTTGTTGGTTCTGACAGTGGTGAGATTTTTAAAGGCCCGGCCTCAGTAAAAGAATTTATGAGTTTTCTTTTTGCCCAATACAGTTTTTCATGGGACATGAAAAGAATTGACATTTCTTATAATGAGAATACTGCATGGGCATTTACAGACGGCAATATGACTGTTACGGATAACAACGGTGGTATAATCGTAACACCTTACAGGTTTACTGCAATTTTTGTAAAAAGAAATGATGAGTGGAAATGGCGTTTGTATAATGGCTCAATCCCAAAAGGAGAGGAGCAATAA
- a CDS encoding DUF1624 domain-containing protein — METSTPVISASTITTKTKRIESIDLLRGTIMIIMAIDHIRDYFHADAGLYAPTDLSKTNVLLFFTRWITHFCAPLFMVLSGISAFIVGEKKGKKYLSKFLFTRGLWLIFLEFTFIGFAWYFDVHFTVIDFIVIWALGISMLFLSAIIYLPFSAILLIGLVMVFGHNLLDGIHVPGDGAPSFLWAMLHEQQIFFYGGHTYFVGYPIIPWIGVMALGYCIGRLYSKDFDADKRKKILKQLGAGALALFVALRFSNMYGDPSPWSEQSTTVFTLLSFINVTKYPPSLLYLLVTIGPALLFLAYSENVTSWFSKQIKMIGRVAMFYYIVHLYLIHLLAMAATYLCGFKWSDMILTTWINFDPKLKGYGFSLGVVYLVWILVIVILYFLCKKYDRYKRNHPQYWWLSYL, encoded by the coding sequence ATGGAAACAAGTACCCCCGTTATATCAGCCAGCACCATAACAACAAAGACAAAACGTATTGAATCTATTGATCTGTTGCGAGGAACGATCATGATCATAATGGCCATCGATCACATTCGTGATTATTTTCATGCAGACGCTGGTTTGTATGCACCTACTGATCTTTCTAAAACAAATGTGCTGTTATTCTTCACCAGGTGGATTACTCATTTTTGCGCACCGCTTTTCATGGTATTAAGCGGCATATCTGCCTTTATTGTGGGTGAGAAAAAAGGAAAAAAGTATCTTTCTAAATTTTTATTTACACGTGGTTTATGGCTGATCTTTTTAGAATTTACTTTTATAGGTTTTGCCTGGTATTTCGATGTGCATTTTACGGTTATTGATTTCATTGTTATATGGGCGCTTGGTATAAGCATGCTGTTTTTATCGGCTATTATTTACCTGCCTTTCTCAGCGATACTGTTGATAGGTCTTGTCATGGTGTTTGGACATAACCTGCTTGATGGCATACATGTACCTGGTGATGGCGCCCCATCATTTTTATGGGCCATGTTGCATGAGCAACAAATTTTCTTTTATGGAGGTCATACCTATTTTGTAGGTTATCCCATTATTCCATGGATAGGCGTTATGGCATTGGGCTATTGCATTGGCAGACTATACAGTAAAGATTTTGATGCAGATAAAAGAAAAAAAATATTGAAGCAACTGGGTGCAGGTGCGCTTGCTTTATTTGTTGCACTGCGCTTCTCGAATATGTATGGAGATCCATCTCCCTGGAGTGAGCAGTCAACTACCGTTTTCACATTGCTTTCATTTATAAACGTAACTAAATATCCGCCATCACTATTATACCTGCTTGTTACCATAGGGCCGGCATTATTGTTTCTTGCCTATAGTGAAAATGTAACAAGCTGGTTCAGTAAACAAATAAAAATGATTGGCCGTGTAGCAATGTTTTATTACATCGTGCATCTTTACCTCATTCATTTGCTGGCAATGGCAGCAACTTATTTATGTGGTTTCAAATGGAGTGATATGATACTTACCACATGGATAAATTTTGACCCCAAATTAAAAGGTTATGGTTTTTCATTAGGCGTTGTTTATTTAGTTTGGATACTTGTTATTGTTATACTCTATTTCCTGTGCAAAAAATATGACAGGTATAAAAGAAACCATCCGCAGTATTGGTGGCTGAGTTATTTGTAG
- a CDS encoding FAD-dependent oxidoreductase: MKHILALTISILIIIQSKAQYDICIYGGTSAGVIAAYTAAKQNKKVILIEPGKHLGGLTSGGLGYTDIGNKYVVTGLARDFYRRVGKHYGKFESWIFEPHVAEEIFNQYIKEANVPVLFQYVITNATKQNGAIQSIEIQNLNPTASTFKKNITAKMFIDCSYEGDLMAKAGVSYTVGREDNKTYNETWNGSQLLDKHQFPDGIDPYKIPGDSTSGLLWGISNNKPLPNGTGNKMVQTYNYRICLTNDAANKIDITAPDGYDASQYQLLLRYINKYKPKELNDRVLKIDIMPNHKTDINNNGPFSTDYIGMNWDYPEADYNTRQKFLFSQLQYTKGLLYFIGHDPRMPEHLRNEMLQWGYPRDEYTDNNNFTPQAYIRESRRMIGAYVMTQNNCEGREQITDAAGMAAYTMDSHNCERLVVNGMVKNEGDVQVGGFGPYPVAYRALVPKANECTNLYVPVCLSASHIAYGSIRMEPVFMVLAESSAAAACMAIDNHQTVQQVNVKQLQQLLVQNPLMNGSTPEILVDDNDSLHVTITGAHQKQTTGGYGPTWLQLPVSAQPATVAYTPGILTPGNYTIYVYVPMVAHAATTLHYTINNGTAKNVDIPTPTQAEGQTSGEWITLGTYKLPKGNTTTVTLTSKDVDGVVVADAVLFVPEK, from the coding sequence ATGAAACACATTCTTGCACTAACGATCTCCATTCTTATTATCATTCAATCAAAAGCACAATACGATATCTGCATCTACGGCGGCACCTCCGCAGGCGTAATCGCCGCATACACTGCCGCAAAGCAAAACAAGAAGGTAATCCTCATAGAACCCGGCAAACACCTAGGTGGCTTAACTTCCGGCGGATTAGGTTATACAGACATCGGCAACAAATATGTAGTAACTGGTCTTGCAAGAGATTTCTACAGGAGAGTAGGCAAGCACTATGGCAAATTCGAATCATGGATCTTCGAACCGCATGTAGCAGAAGAAATATTTAATCAATACATCAAAGAAGCAAATGTGCCCGTGTTGTTTCAATATGTTATTACAAATGCAACAAAACAAAATGGTGCCATACAAAGTATAGAAATACAAAACTTAAATCCAACCGCATCAACATTTAAGAAAAACATCACTGCAAAAATGTTTATCGACTGCAGTTACGAAGGCGATCTCATGGCTAAAGCAGGCGTAAGCTATACCGTAGGCAGGGAAGATAATAAAACCTACAACGAAACATGGAACGGCTCACAGCTACTCGATAAACACCAGTTCCCTGATGGCATTGATCCTTACAAAATTCCCGGCGATTCAACAAGCGGTTTACTCTGGGGCATCAGCAATAATAAGCCGTTGCCAAATGGTACTGGCAACAAGATGGTACAAACCTACAACTACCGCATCTGCTTAACCAATGATGCTGCAAACAAGATTGACATTACCGCACCCGATGGTTACGACGCCTCTCAATACCAATTACTCTTACGCTATATAAATAAATACAAACCCAAAGAACTCAACGATCGTGTGCTTAAGATCGACATTATGCCCAATCACAAAACAGACATCAACAACAATGGCCCGTTCTCAACAGATTATATTGGCATGAACTGGGATTATCCCGAAGCAGATTACAACACACGGCAAAAGTTTTTATTTTCTCAACTGCAATACACAAAAGGCTTGTTGTATTTTATTGGTCACGACCCACGCATGCCCGAACATCTGCGCAATGAAATGTTGCAATGGGGTTATCCAAGAGATGAATACACAGACAATAACAATTTCACACCACAGGCGTACATACGCGAAAGCCGCCGCATGATTGGCGCTTATGTTATGACACAAAATAATTGCGAAGGCAGAGAACAAATAACAGATGCAGCAGGCATGGCTGCCTACACAATGGATTCGCACAACTGCGAACGGCTTGTTGTAAACGGCATGGTAAAGAACGAAGGCGATGTGCAGGTAGGTGGCTTTGGTCCTTACCCTGTTGCTTATCGTGCGCTTGTGCCAAAAGCAAATGAGTGCACAAATTTATATGTGCCCGTATGTTTAAGTGCCAGTCATATAGCGTATGGTTCCATACGTATGGAGCCTGTGTTTATGGTGCTTGCGGAAAGCAGCGCTGCCGCGGCTTGCATGGCAATAGACAATCACCAAACAGTGCAACAGGTTAATGTAAAACAGTTACAGCAACTGCTTGTACAAAACCCTTTAATGAATGGCAGCACACCCGAAATACTTGTTGATGATAATGATTCACTGCATGTAACTATAACAGGTGCGCATCAAAAACAAACCACCGGCGGCTACGGACCCACCTGGTTGCAACTGCCCGTTTCTGCACAGCCCGCAACTGTTGCATACACGCCAGGCATACTTACCCCCGGTAACTATACTATTTATGTGTATGTGCCAATGGTAGCGCATGCAGCAACAACATTGCATTACACAATTAATAATGGCACCGCAAAAAATGTTGATATACCAACACCCACACAAGCCGAAGGGCAAACCAGCGGCGAGTGGATAACACTCGGTACATACAAACTCCCAAAAGGAAATACAACCACAGTAACCCTTACCAGCAAAGACGTAGACGGAGTTGTAGTTGCAGATGCAGTATTGTTTGTGCCGGAGAAGTAA
- a CDS encoding abortive infection family protein, producing MNKISTITRRDIFDTMTVEGISWHGRLEETEFLSRLYDLENMPSTDSRFNNALGDIWQHRINNYDWDDNWVLSDRRFNLMHCDDVTFLQFLCEMLHPIVRSDVTQVTKLHQLFNEYLSKDNFELVEKTKISDRPIFIGRHKLLGKTTFEKSKKEISNYLSDEYVLKQINLMEGAIENSPELAIGTAKELIETICHTILTERQIETDKNWDLLQLLKQTTKQLNLTAEGIPDEAKASKTIKSILGSLTTVVQGIGELRNQYGSGHGKKADFKGLTARHAKLSVGAASTLAIFLLETHKFRQ from the coding sequence ATGAACAAGATATCTACAATTACAAGGCGTGATATTTTCGACACAATGACTGTGGAAGGAATAAGTTGGCATGGACGCCTTGAAGAAACAGAATTTTTATCAAGACTTTACGATTTAGAAAACATGCCTTCAACAGACAGCAGATTTAATAATGCTCTTGGCGACATTTGGCAACACAGAATTAACAATTATGACTGGGATGATAATTGGGTACTTTCTGACAGGCGGTTCAACTTAATGCATTGCGACGATGTGACATTCCTTCAATTTCTGTGTGAGATGCTTCATCCAATTGTAAGAAGCGACGTAACCCAGGTAACTAAACTGCATCAACTTTTTAATGAATATCTTTCAAAAGATAATTTTGAATTAGTTGAAAAAACAAAAATTTCAGACAGACCTATTTTTATAGGCAGACATAAGCTGCTTGGTAAGACTACTTTTGAAAAGTCAAAAAAGGAAATCTCAAATTATCTTTCTGATGAGTATGTACTTAAGCAGATTAATTTAATGGAAGGAGCAATTGAAAATTCACCAGAATTAGCAATTGGAACAGCGAAAGAATTAATTGAAACAATCTGCCATACCATTCTTACTGAACGGCAAATTGAAACGGATAAGAATTGGGACTTGCTACAATTACTTAAACAAACCACCAAACAACTTAATCTAACCGCAGAAGGAATTCCCGATGAAGCAAAAGCTTCGAAAACAATCAAAAGCATTTTAGGAAGCCTGACAACTGTTGTTCAAGGAATAGGAGAATTAAGAAATCAATATGGTAGTGGACACGGCAAAAAAGCAGACTTCAAAGGGTTAACAGCAAGACATGCTAAGCTTTCTGTTGGTGCAGCTTCAACACTTGCAATATTTTTACTTGAAACACATAAATTTAGGCAATAA
- a CDS encoding nucleotidyltransferase domain-containing protein, which produces MSSTPIFPTQLHTSTAEMVREYFVGIPKVDTILVVNSCARGQATPESDLDFAILVKPETSISEINNIESDWINYLIEQPTYLEYKRSSEFAHLHLDIINGKYTSAKIEAGEPVDSFELEIGNQISYSAPMNNAGQYFLELQNKWLPYYSEELRLQRLAMIKDACIYDLNHCHIFVKRHLYFQAFDILYKAFQKFLQLLFIACKTYPIAYNKWIKYQFEEKLNKPDLYPRLSPVLSIKNIESNEINNKVEMLRELLNELPGN; this is translated from the coding sequence ATGTCTTCTACGCCAATTTTTCCTACACAGTTACATACAAGCACTGCAGAAATGGTTAGGGAATATTTTGTGGGTATCCCTAAAGTAGATACTATTCTTGTTGTAAATTCCTGTGCAAGGGGACAAGCTACCCCGGAGAGTGATCTTGACTTTGCCATATTAGTAAAGCCCGAAACCTCAATCTCTGAAATTAATAATATTGAAAGTGACTGGATTAATTATTTGATTGAGCAGCCAACCTATCTGGAATACAAGAGATCAAGTGAATTTGCACACCTGCATTTAGATATTATTAATGGCAAATACACTTCTGCAAAAATTGAAGCAGGTGAGCCGGTAGACAGTTTTGAACTGGAGATCGGCAACCAGATTTCATACTCAGCACCAATGAATAATGCAGGACAATATTTTCTGGAATTACAAAATAAATGGTTGCCATATTACAGTGAAGAACTTCGCCTGCAACGTTTGGCAATGATAAAAGATGCCTGTATATATGATTTAAACCACTGCCACATTTTTGTGAAACGGCATTTATACTTCCAGGCATTTGATATTCTGTATAAAGCCTTCCAGAAATTTTTACAGCTACTTTTTATTGCTTGTAAAACATATCCTATAGCGTATAATAAATGGATAAAATACCAGTTTGAAGAAAAGCTTAACAAACCGGATCTGTATCCAAGACTTTCACCTGTTTTATCTATAAAAAACATAGAAAGCAATGAAATAAATAACAAAGTTGAAATGCTTCGTGAACTGTTAAACGAATTACCAGGTAATTAA